The region GTCGGATCAAAGATTTAGGCCTCAACTGTGCATGCATTGGAAACATGCATGCATaaggtacacacacatacggtgtaaaagtcagagactatgcttttatttaatttccattgaaATGGTAAAAATGGCAATGTAATAATTTTTCGCGTGATTATATACAAGATATGGAAGTCAATAAAATAACTGGAGTTAACATTTAGAGTTAAAGttagaataaaaaataacaatagaAGCTGTTGAGAAAATGGGaacctgatagaccaccaaaactgtcaccataagacaataacattaaaacagtACTTACAGCTTCATCTTTGACAGATATTTGAGACAATTCAGCTTGTAAGATCTAACGTTGGAGATGTGGAAACaatagatttctttgaaaaaataagAGCAAGTCTCCAAGAAAGGAAGGAAGCTGTAATCAATGCAGAATGTGGACAAACTAAATCCTGAAAAACTGCACATTATATTTGCCGTGAAATATTCTGTGacatatgttttctgctttttcctgatgctgaaaaatgaaaaactgtacTTATTGGCtcttcacctgggaaaaaataaatgaagggtggtcacGGTGGtgtgactttttcacagtgctgtaGAAAGATGTAATTAAAGTCTTTACCTATCTCATTGATACAAAACACTCAGATTCTTTGCTGCTGGCAGTCTGGGTGAAGGAAACACTCAAGTAGGATCCAGTTGAGAGCTGAACTTTATTGCTGGCAGGGAATAATTCCAAACTTGAAGACAGTCCAACAGTTGAAAAAAATATCAGACCAAAGTTactgaaaacagagagaaaactcAAAAAAATTTCTGGGAGAATCACAAGGCTCAGAATTGGCAGAGAGCACTAACAAAATTCCATTATGATCTTATGAAAACACAGGCTATATATAGATGAATGACAAACAGCATTCAGATGTGCACAGCCAGCACACTAGAAGGCAAAAGAACTCGGCAGGAATTATTCCTAAATAACTTATGCTTTGCTCCACCAGGTGATTTTGGACCTGAAGGGTTCTGACTACAGCTGGTCCTACCAGactcccccctcctcccccagCAGTACTGGCTCCAGGAAAAGCAGTTTGTGCAGGTGCTCATCTTATTACATCACTGATGTTTCATGCTGGCCTGACATTACTGTGGCTTAATCTATCAGCAGGAATCATTTATTCGTATCATTCATGCAAGAAATTATGTTAATAGGGTGCAAATATGAGGCACACCTGGCTAAAAGGGTTGTGTCCTATTGCCATATGAGAAATCCAGTGAATGGGAATTAGCCATTACTGCCATTCAGGGAGATAATCCGGCAAAAATCCAACAAATTTCCGTATGTAGTTGTTACTTTTGTTAAACCTGACCTACATTATGACCAATTAAATTAAACTaattaaactaaattaattatagaggaattccaccactttttAAATTTCTGCACAGTTAAACTGTAAAGACATAGACATTCATTgtggtttaatatgaaatgcaccgtttcaattttaaaaatatatatttattcatagcAGAGAGGTATGTGCagtgctgtaaggcaaaatagtacctaatttttttttcagatttcccaCTATTGTATCATTATAGATTAAATCTctgaagacatgtgtaggttcagttttttattttggacagtaaataaattggTAGTGACCTATCACCACTGGTTTCCCCGTTGGGAAGAAAATCCGAGTCTGTAAATGCTTCTCcaatgcagcatttcacatcagaccactctgaaagactttgcttatatcttaatgactgaattatgcagaaaatttgagACATTgttggagttctcctttaaggcctgatgCCTTATGTAATTACGTCTCCATTTAATCCTTAAACCCTAAGGGACAGTATCTGGCCCACACTGAAGTTCCTCACTCATAGCTTACATGCTAATTCCCTAATTGtaactgaatgattcatagtagtcACTGAAAAATTAAGTCTTAAGACTATTAACAGAATAATGCACTTAGGTTTCAAAGGGTTCAGTTTACAGAAAGCTCCAATTTttaatctctctgtctctcagtttgGTGCATCTACCACCAGGTGGTGCTCATCGCCTGAGCAGTGTGTCTTCTCATGATTCCGGATTCATCTCTCAAGATGCCAACATGCACTCCAAACCTCCATCTCCCATGCCGTCGGACATTACCAGTCAGGTGATTTGCTATTGAATCTAATAATAGCACCATACAGTTAGTCTATTCAGACTGAGAGTAACATTTTCTTTTAGATCCAATCAGAAAATTGATCCATTCTCAGTTGACTGACATTTTAACTTGCTACTGGATTCTGACACATTATCCTCAAACCTCTTCTTTGCAGAAGTCATCCAGCTCTGCATCCTCTGAAGCGTCAGAGACATGCCAGTCCGTCAGTGAGTGTGGATCTCCCACAGCAGTGAGTATTACAGCTTACACTGGCTGCAAGTTCAGTTCTTAGTGGCATGACTAACATGacttattaaaatataatgaataCAGTTTATTTCTTAGTGCATTCATTCCATTTTAATCATTTCGCTTTTGCTTTGACCTCTGCTTTTTCTTTAATTTGAACTCAGTCGAAGTTTAGTTTGCCGCAGTTTCGCAAGTCTACATTTATGATTTTGCTTCTGTAGCTGCTTCATAGAGCTCAATGGAGTCTGTTCTCCATAATCATTCTGACTATCTGATCAAATGTCATTCCATCTCCACAGTTTGGCTCATCCTTCGCTACTTTCCGCCCTGCTCACTTTTACAATGGCTCCATCAGGCCTCTGTCTTTCATAGCTCCCGCGTCCCCATCCTTTAATCATTTCCCTGGATCAAACTCCCCTTCACCCACATCAAAAGTTCCTCACTGGaaggtttgttttcattttgaccATTTGGTCTCGTTTCATTTAAGTTCTTACATTCtattttttgccttttaaaCACATTATTTAGTTAATCTGGTTTCAtgcttgttttttcatttaattacttgctgtttatcttttgttgtggtatttttttttctggtcatCTATGTCTTTCAGCTCTTGGCCTCTTATCATTTGACATAACTAATGAACTACCGACAGATCTATCTGTATCTTGCTTACACAGTCTCGTTCCAAAACGGTCTTGTTTGTTGCTATAGCAGGAGTGGgctaaagcagctcactgtgaGCAGCCTGGCGTTGTCCCTCAGCGCAGGAGTGAGGCTGCAGAGCCCCCTGGAGGACCCAGAGGGAATGGTGTGATGCACCCTGAGGATACTTACAGGACCAGAGTGAGCCCAGCAAACATCACTGGAAAGGTGCATAAGACGTCGCTGAGGCACGACTCAGAAATTTATAACACAAAGTTCCTTAATAATACACATAACATTTTGTCAGTGatcaagaatgaaaaaaaatacaaaaagtggACCATTTGCTTACAGTATCCAGCCTACTGAGCAATCCTCACATACCATGCACCTACAAACAGagaaataacataataatagcAAAAAATAGAAACATCATCATGGAATCTGGCCTGATTTTTAAGTCGTTTTGAGAACTTTCCAAAGTCCATCATTTCATAAAAGGTTGATCTCACATGTATTTCTTGGCCTTTATTCACCAGAATTTTCACTGTAGGAGTGCTGATCCAGGATCTTTTCATGTCTGCAGATTAATCATCCGGCTtaagaaagaaatctgagcctaGATTAGTATTCCTACTCTAAGAAGATTCATTGTATGAATTTAGAAGCCTACTCATTTTGCTGCATGATAATATAGTTACTTAATGTAACACATAGGCCTACTTAACCTCTGCATCTTTATGATGTTTGGTTTAAAAGGCTGTTTTCTTCAGACACTGACAAACTAGGATTCTAGGCACCGCCTTATTAAGTGTACTGTTGTGCTAGTCTCTTGGTTTTGGGGACATTAACACCTCTTCCAATTTATAGAAAAATACCTTCCACAGTTCCCAAGAAGTTTTCTGGCTAGATCTGTCACGATCATGAAACTTTAGCCATAGCTTATTTGCATTATAATTAATTGCGATgaacaatttcatttttttgttcattttatgccTGTTAAATTGTGTGGCTGGAGTGGCCGAATAGAATGATTAGTGATTCTGCAGTGCTTTCTGTTGGTACTTGATAGGTTCCAACTGATGACAGAAATAGTTTTAGCTCACATAAACAAATTGATCTTATTGTTATCCTCTAGAGGTGTTATTGCATTAGTTAGCGATTTCTTTGTTGTAATTCTAAGCTCTATAACTTGTCTCAGTAAAAGAGCTtaccactttatttatttatatgtatttgccACAACccactgaataaaaatacacCCAACTGATATTCTGTTTGTTGTGATGGAAACATAATTGTGAAactaacaactgtggaaaataattagGATCAGCAGCTTAAATATCTGATTATGtggtttattgtttattgttcaaattatgtcataatTTAACAGACTTGTTTCTGACTCTGAGTGATGTGTTAATttccctattctctctctctctctctctctctctctctctctctctctctctctctcagcatggTAAGCCGATGATGTCTGCAGCCAGTGAGCTGGCAATGGTTCTGACTCGTGGTTTGAGTCTGGAGCAGCAGAAGAGTAGCTGTGATTCCCTGCAGTACTCCAGTGGATACAGCACACAAAACACCACTCCATCCTGCTCTGAGGACACCATCCCCTCACATGGTAACTTCCCagcacatctacacacacacacacacacacacacacacacacacacacacacacacacacacacacacacacacacacacacacacacacatcacacaacaTTACAGTCATATATCACAGTGCCAGTGATATTAATTTTGGTTGCTTAACCATTATTcaacaatatatttttaaacagtatCTAAAGGATCCCTGTAATAATAGTAATCTTTTATTGGATTTTTTGTCTCTTGAGGTTCACCTATAacgtttgtgtgattttatttaccaaaaaaaacataatatatttatcatatcatatctttattgcttagaattaaacaagctgtttttgcctTTAAGGCTAATATAAGAGAAATTACCTCTGTTCTGTTGGCTGcctcattaaaaaagaaaaaactctaGGATGAATAGAATATATCTAAATTAGCTTGTTCTCATgatatcacagaaacagtgaattcaaaatgggctgtttttgcctCATCCTTATCTGGACTGTATAGACTGGtacgttttgaaactttaactgtgtttacataAAACTTCAAACTGctttattttacaaaacaaGTTAAGTTCAATTTTCCATGATACTcttttaaacaatataaatacaaGACTGAATGCATGTCAGTGATGTAGGAAATCCAGAATTAATAACTCATAATGACAGTCAGTGCTCATAATTGCCCCAATATCTGTCCACAGGCTCTGACTATGATTGCTACTCTATGAACGGAGACGCTGACAGCGATGCTCAGACGGACTTTGACAAATCCTCCACCGTCCCTCGCCATAGCAACCTGGCCCAGAACTACCGTCGCATGATACAGACCAAGCGGCCAGCAAGCACTGCAGGGCTTCCTGGAGGAGTGGGTGCGCAGGGTTCTCCTGCAGCCAATGGCAAAGGAGCTTCAGGAGGAACCGTCATTTCTTCTGGGACAGCAACGATCCGGAGGACCCCCTCCTCCAAAGCTGGTGTGAGACGTGTCCCGTCTAATGTGGGTCCGATTCCCATCCGGCCTCCCATTGTTCCAGTGAAGACGCCGACTGTCCCAGACTCCCCTGGATTCCCCAGCCCTCCACCAGAGCACAATGGCAGTGAGGAGAGCTTGTACAGTGAAGATTCTCTGGAGATCCTGGAGTACAAAGCCTCCCCCAAACGGATGAGCCTACCCACCCCTGCTTGGGGCTCAGGCATGAGCATATACACCCACCAGCCTGGAGCTATGGCCCTCAGCACAGAAGAGGACCAGCTCCTGGCTGCAAACCGCCACAGCCTGGTGGAGAAGATTGGCGAGCTTGTGGCTAATGCCCACGCATTAGGAGAAGGTCAGTACCCATTCCCCATGGACCCCCAGCCCAGCCAAGGCCACCAGGAGGACCCCCCGCCCCCTTCTGAGGGAGACGACATTCTGAAGTCCATCCGCAGAGGGGTGCGTCTCAGGAAAGCTGTGTGCAATGACAGGTCAGCACCCAGGATCATGCGATAGCTTCACTCCTCACTGCCAGCCTGATTCATATTGACTCTGAGGAATGCTTGTATGTATGTCAAAAAAGAATTGTTAAAATCAGTGTTCATAAACTGGTGACTAACAAATGTCAGGCCAGTATCAGTGTAACGTGGTGACTGTATATGGACACAATTCCCATATGAACTATAATTGTTGTAAGGACACTGACAGCATCTATAGGAAAAGCACATTATAAAAGACTTCTTACAGCCTGACAGATGAGAGTATGTTTAAAGTGTATATTAACATTCTAGTTGTCGgttgttctgttttgatttgtAATTACTATGTTAATCATATGTTACTCATCTGTAACTGATGTAAAGCGAGTTTGACTAATTTCTCATCTCTCCAGGTAATCGCTTTGTGAAAAAAGCCAAAGTGTTTTATTGTTGATTAAAACGCTAATGTGTTGAATGCAAACGGCACCACAGTAGCCTACTCACACTCAGAGGGACCACACGAACAAAGtactgtaaatactgtaaacTGCCAAATAAAACACGTCAAGTGTACCACAAGTTCCTGGAGTAAAGAGTAATCTTTGTTTAAAGATAGGGctacttttttaaatgttcatggttGTCAAAATCCAACATGGTAACTTCAAATCAAAACCATtctttaaatgtaagttaaagacattttattccaagccatttgggattttttgacattttaacgctggacattttaaagtgatgttttgAATGCTGTGACCCCTCGTATGATAATAAAACGGTGATAATTACAGTCACTCCATAATTTTAAGTCAAATGTTTTAGCATTGTTTTGGACGACATAGAAAACTAATAAATTTGACCCTCAACCAAGTCAAGTCTCAGCTTTCACTTCAAGTGCAGACCAAATCTTGGACAAATCTCTTCTCGAAATATTCTGGGAGTACCCATTCTTTGGAAAAGACTTATGCTTGCTTGAAGAGTTGAAGGTAAAATAGTAAGAGGACGATGGAAAAAAggccctccacaaatattagcatcataagtaaaatgaaaatgatttttgattcaaaataacaaaaatctaATGTTTATTGAAGGTAAAGtgattgaaggaaaaaaaactaaatattgttaTATAGATTTAAGaagaacatttatttcatgacaagatttagtttttttcttttaatgtctgGATGGATGACTGAGGGAATTTGGCTGAAACACAGGGCGAATTCCCTCAGTCATCAATCATtatgagaaagaccagagaaaatAGCAGTGATGTATGACAAAAGGTTGTTGAGCTGCAAAAAATTGCTACAAGAAAATAACTAAACAGTTGAAAATCCCATTTCCACTATCAAGGCAATAATTAAGAAGCTTAAAGCAACTAGAGATATAAAAAAACTGCCAGGAAGAAGACTTTATTTTAGTACactagttattttatttattacttatctattttttatttattactttatttatttattatttactaaatatagttagttattttattattagttattttagtaaactatttcgttccacctcatgtaccacatgtgatgtgaatgtgatgacaataaagcctcCCTATCCTTATCCTTGTATGTCTATACCGACCCCACACATTGTATCGGAATAAATTGTCAAGGGCCTTaggaagtgtgtgtggtgtgggcCTGTTTTTCTTCCTAAGGCCCTGGATATTTTATTCAGATACATGGGATCAATCAAgtaccacacacaaacacacaaacacacacacacacatacacacatttattgTCCTGGATCGCAGTCTGAGTGGTCACTGGTCACCTGGagaggtcgccagtccattgtaGGGCAGTCCGTCTCCAGTTCCCTGGACTACATATTTTTggactttgggaggaaaccagagcaccgcagacacagggagaacatgctccacacagaaagaaccctgATCACCCAGTCAGGGAGTTGAACCAAGGCCCTTCTTTCTGCT is a window of Pygocentrus nattereri isolate fPygNat1 chromosome 7, fPygNat1.pri, whole genome shotgun sequence DNA encoding:
- the mtss1la gene encoding MTSS I-BAR domain containing 2a isoform X2, translating into MESVEKECGALGGLFQAIVNDMKNSYPVWEDFSAKATKLHSQLRTTVLAAAAFLDAFQKVADMATNTRGATRDVGSALTRMCMRHRSIEAKLRHFTNALMEKLITPLQDKIEEWKKTAALLDKDHAKEYKRSRQEIKKKSSDTLKLQKKARKELPGRGGLQPQLDSAMQDVSDMYLLMEETEKQAVRRALLEERGRYCTFISFLQPVVNGEIAMLGEVTHLQAIIDDLTVLTTDPHKLPEASEQVILDLKGSDYSWSYQTPPSSPSSTGSRKSSLCSLVHLPPGGAHRLSSVSSHDSGFISQDANMHSKPPSPMPSDITSQKSSSSASSEASETCQSVSECGSPTAFGSSFATFRPAHFYNGSIRPLSFIAPASPSFNHFPGSNSPSPTSKVPHWKEWAKAAHCEQPGVVPQRRSEAAEPPGGPRGNGVMHPEDTYRTRVSPANITGKHGKPMMSAASELAMVLTRGLSLEQQKSSCDSLQYSSGYSTQNTTPSCSEDTIPSHGSDYDCYSMNGDADSDAQTDFDKSSTVPRHSNLAQNYRRMIQTKRPASTAGLPGGVGAQGSPAANGKGASGGTVISSGTATIRRTPSSKAGVRRVPSNVGPIPIRPPIVPVKTPTVPDSPGFPSPPPEHNGSEESLYSEDSLEILEYKASPKRMSLPTPAWGSGMSIYTHQPGAMALSTEEDQLLAANRHSLVEKIGELVANAHALGEGQYPFPMDPQPSQGHQEDPPPPSEGDDILKSIRRGVRLRKAVCNDRSAPRIMR
- the mtss1la gene encoding MTSS I-BAR domain containing 2a isoform X6 → MESVEKECGALGGLFQAIVNDMKNSYPVWEDFSAKATKLHSQLRTTVLAAAAFLDAFQKVADMATNTRGATRDVGSALTRMCMRHRSIEAKLRHFTNALMEKLITPLQDKIEEWKKTAALLDKDHAKEYKRSRQEIKKKSSDTLKLQKKARKGRGGLQPQLDSAMQDVSDMYLLMEETEKQAVRRALLEERGRYCTFISFLQPVVNGEIAMLGEVTHLQAIIDDLTVLTTDPHKLPEASEQVILDLKGSDYSWSYQTPPSSPSSTGSRKSSLCSLVHLPPGGAHRLSSVSSHDSGFISQDANMHSKPPSPMPSDITSQKSSSSASSEASETCQSVSECGSPTAQEWAKAAHCEQPGVVPQRRSEAAEPPGGPRGNGVMHPEDTYRTRVSPANITGKHGKPMMSAASELAMVLTRGLSLEQQKSSCDSLQYSSGYSTQNTTPSCSEDTIPSHGSDYDCYSMNGDADSDAQTDFDKSSTVPRHSNLAQNYRRMIQTKRPASTAGLPGGVGAQGSPAANGKGASGGTVISSGTATIRRTPSSKAGVRRVPSNVGPIPIRPPIVPVKTPTVPDSPGFPSPPPEHNGSEESLYSEDSLEILEYKASPKRMSLPTPAWGSGMSIYTHQPGAMALSTEEDQLLAANRHSLVEKIGELVANAHALGEGQYPFPMDPQPSQGHQEDPPPPSEGDDILKSIRRGVRLRKAVCNDRSAPRIMR
- the mtss1la gene encoding MTSS I-BAR domain containing 2a isoform X1, with the translated sequence MESVEKECGALGGLFQAIVNDMKNSYPVWEDFSAKATKLHSQLRTTVLAAAAFLDAFQKVADMATNTRGATRDVGSALTRMCMRHRSIEAKLRHFTNALMEKLITPLQDKIEEWKKTAALLDKDHAKEYKRSRQEIKKKSSDTLKLQKKARKELPGRGGLQPQLDSAMQDVSDMYLLMEETEKQAVRRALLEERGRYCTFISFLQPVVNGEIAMLGEVTHLQAIIDDLTVLTTDPHKLPEASEQVILDLKGSDYSWSYQTPPSSPSSTGSRKSSLCSLVHLPPGGAHRLSSVSSHDSGFISQDANMHSKPPSPMPSDITSQKSSSSASSEASETCQSVSECGSPTAFGSSFATFRPAHFYNGSIRPLSFIAPASPSFNHFPGSNSPSPTSKVPHWKQEWAKAAHCEQPGVVPQRRSEAAEPPGGPRGNGVMHPEDTYRTRVSPANITGKHGKPMMSAASELAMVLTRGLSLEQQKSSCDSLQYSSGYSTQNTTPSCSEDTIPSHGSDYDCYSMNGDADSDAQTDFDKSSTVPRHSNLAQNYRRMIQTKRPASTAGLPGGVGAQGSPAANGKGASGGTVISSGTATIRRTPSSKAGVRRVPSNVGPIPIRPPIVPVKTPTVPDSPGFPSPPPEHNGSEESLYSEDSLEILEYKASPKRMSLPTPAWGSGMSIYTHQPGAMALSTEEDQLLAANRHSLVEKIGELVANAHALGEGQYPFPMDPQPSQGHQEDPPPPSEGDDILKSIRRGVRLRKAVCNDRSAPRIMR
- the mtss1la gene encoding MTSS I-BAR domain containing 2a isoform X3, producing the protein MESVEKECGALGGLFQAIVNDMKNSYPVWEDFSAKATKLHSQLRTTVLAAAAFLDAFQKVADMATNTRGATRDVGSALTRMCMRHRSIEAKLRHFTNALMEKLITPLQDKIEEWKKTAALLDKDHAKEYKRSRQEIKKKSSDTLKLQKKARKGRGGLQPQLDSAMQDVSDMYLLMEETEKQAVRRALLEERGRYCTFISFLQPVVNGEIAMLGEVTHLQAIIDDLTVLTTDPHKLPEASEQVILDLKGSDYSWSYQTPPSSPSSTGSRKSSLCSLVHLPPGGAHRLSSVSSHDSGFISQDANMHSKPPSPMPSDITSQKSSSSASSEASETCQSVSECGSPTAFGSSFATFRPAHFYNGSIRPLSFIAPASPSFNHFPGSNSPSPTSKVPHWKQEWAKAAHCEQPGVVPQRRSEAAEPPGGPRGNGVMHPEDTYRTRVSPANITGKHGKPMMSAASELAMVLTRGLSLEQQKSSCDSLQYSSGYSTQNTTPSCSEDTIPSHGSDYDCYSMNGDADSDAQTDFDKSSTVPRHSNLAQNYRRMIQTKRPASTAGLPGGVGAQGSPAANGKGASGGTVISSGTATIRRTPSSKAGVRRVPSNVGPIPIRPPIVPVKTPTVPDSPGFPSPPPEHNGSEESLYSEDSLEILEYKASPKRMSLPTPAWGSGMSIYTHQPGAMALSTEEDQLLAANRHSLVEKIGELVANAHALGEGQYPFPMDPQPSQGHQEDPPPPSEGDDILKSIRRGVRLRKAVCNDRSAPRIMR
- the mtss1la gene encoding MTSS I-BAR domain containing 2a isoform X4, which translates into the protein MESVEKECGALGGLFQAIVNDMKNSYPVWEDFSAKATKLHSQLRTTVLAAAAFLDAFQKVADMATNTRGATRDVGSALTRMCMRHRSIEAKLRHFTNALMEKLITPLQDKIEEWKKTAALLDKDHAKEYKRSRQEIKKKSSDTLKLQKKARKELPGRGGLQPQLDSAMQDVSDMYLLMEETEKQAVRRALLEERGRYCTFISFLQPVVNGEIAMLGEVTHLQAIIDDLTVLTTDPHKLPEASEQVILDLKGSDYSWSYQTPPSSPSSTGSRKSSLCSLVHLPPGGAHRLSSVSSHDSGFISQDANMHSKPPSPMPSDITSQKSSSSASSEASETCQSVSECGSPTAQEWAKAAHCEQPGVVPQRRSEAAEPPGGPRGNGVMHPEDTYRTRVSPANITGKHGKPMMSAASELAMVLTRGLSLEQQKSSCDSLQYSSGYSTQNTTPSCSEDTIPSHGSDYDCYSMNGDADSDAQTDFDKSSTVPRHSNLAQNYRRMIQTKRPASTAGLPGGVGAQGSPAANGKGASGGTVISSGTATIRRTPSSKAGVRRVPSNVGPIPIRPPIVPVKTPTVPDSPGFPSPPPEHNGSEESLYSEDSLEILEYKASPKRMSLPTPAWGSGMSIYTHQPGAMALSTEEDQLLAANRHSLVEKIGELVANAHALGEGQYPFPMDPQPSQGHQEDPPPPSEGDDILKSIRRGVRLRKAVCNDRSAPRIMR
- the mtss1la gene encoding MTSS I-BAR domain containing 2a isoform X5; the protein is MESVEKECGALGGLFQAIVNDMKNSYPVWEDFSAKATKLHSQLRTTVLAAAAFLDAFQKVADMATNTRGATRDVGSALTRMCMRHRSIEAKLRHFTNALMEKLITPLQDKIEEWKKTAALLDKDHAKEYKRSRQEIKKKSSDTLKLQKKARKELPGRGGLQPQLDSAMQDVSDMYLLMEETEKQAVRRALLEERGRYCTFISFLQPVVNGEIAMLGEVTHLQAIIDDLTVLTTDPHKLPEASEQVILDLKGSDYSWSYQTPPSSPSSTGSRKSSLCSLVHLPPGGAHRLSSVSSHDSGFISQDANMHSKPPSPMPSDITSQKSSSSASSEASETCQSVSECGSPTAEWAKAAHCEQPGVVPQRRSEAAEPPGGPRGNGVMHPEDTYRTRVSPANITGKHGKPMMSAASELAMVLTRGLSLEQQKSSCDSLQYSSGYSTQNTTPSCSEDTIPSHGSDYDCYSMNGDADSDAQTDFDKSSTVPRHSNLAQNYRRMIQTKRPASTAGLPGGVGAQGSPAANGKGASGGTVISSGTATIRRTPSSKAGVRRVPSNVGPIPIRPPIVPVKTPTVPDSPGFPSPPPEHNGSEESLYSEDSLEILEYKASPKRMSLPTPAWGSGMSIYTHQPGAMALSTEEDQLLAANRHSLVEKIGELVANAHALGEGQYPFPMDPQPSQGHQEDPPPPSEGDDILKSIRRGVRLRKAVCNDRSAPRIMR